Sequence from the Deltaproteobacteria bacterium genome:
CTAGTGCAGACAAATCCAATGCCAAAAAGCATTAGGACAAAGGGGATAATACAATGTCAGATAGAACTATACTGGTAGTCGATGACTCCGGAATTATTCGTGAGCAACTCTCACATACACTTCGCTTTCACGGTTACACGGTTCTGCTAGCAGACAACGGAGGCCAAGGCCTAACGGTAGCCATGTCGCACCCTGAGATCGACCTCTTCATCGTCGACATCAATATGCCAAACATGAATGGTCTGGAGATGATCGAAGAAATCCGTATGATCCCCAACCACAAGGATACTCCTATTTTCGTTCTAACAACGGAGTCCTCAAGCGAAGTTGCCAATGAAGGCCGCGAGGCTGGCGCAACCGCATGGATTGTTAAGCCGTTTAAAGAAGAGCCGCTTCTGGCGGGCATCAAACATGTCCTCGGTAGCTAATCAGTTCTGACGTCGTAGGTTGCAAAGCATATCCTTATAATTAGCGGCCTTAGTGATTCTGTTCGCCCTTGTAGCTTTTTATCTTCAGGTCTGACTATGCCCATTCGTAGCCCTATAAACGAACTCCCCACGCACCACGTAGCAAACCAGCCCACCCATTTGGAAAACTACAACCTGTTTGAGCTCGATGTTCCACTGGCTCAAGCGGTGGAGCGCTACGGCGCTCAATGGTCAAGCACACTTCTCCAATCCTTTGGCCGGGAACTTGGTCTAAGTGAGACGATTGAGCACGGAAGACTTGCCAACCGCAACAAGCCCGAACTCAAAACTTACGACCGCTTCGGCCACCGAATAGACGAAGTTGATTTTCACCCAAGCTACCATCACATGATGAAACTCGGGATGCAGTTTGGTGTTCATTCCCTTGCCTGGAAAACAGATGATACGGGGGGCCATGTAGCGCATACTGCGCTCGAGTATCTACTGGGCCAGATTGAGGGCGGCGTGTGTTGCCCGCTTACAATGACCTACGCAGCAGTGCCTGCACTTCAAAACAACTCAGAACTCGCCAAGCGATTTCTTCCAAAGCTTTTGAGCAATAGCTACGACCCTCGTTGTATTCCAATCTCTGAAAAAGACAGTATGACCATGGGAATGGCCATGACCGAAAAACAAGGTGGTTCGGACGTTCGGGCCAATACCAGTCGTGCTGTTCCCACAGAAAATACTGAATGGGGTCCTGGCTGGCATCTTACTGGGCATAAGTGGTTTTGCAGCGCGCCCATGTCTGACGCGTTTCTAACCTTGGCCCAAACCAGCAA
This genomic interval carries:
- a CDS encoding response regulator — encoded protein: MSDRTILVVDDSGIIREQLSHTLRFHGYTVLLADNGGQGLTVAMSHPEIDLFIVDINMPNMNGLEMIEEIRMIPNHKDTPIFVLTTESSSEVANEGREAGATAWIVKPFKEEPLLAGIKHVLGS
- a CDS encoding DNA alkylation response protein; translation: MPIRSPINELPTHHVANQPTHLENYNLFELDVPLAQAVERYGAQWSSTLLQSFGRELGLSETIEHGRLANRNKPELKTYDRFGHRIDEVDFHPSYHHMMKLGMQFGVHSLAWKTDDTGGHVAHTALEYLLGQIEGGVCCPLTMTYAAVPALQNNSELAKRFLPKLLSNSYDPRCIPISEKDSMTMGMAMTEKQGGSDVRANTSRAVPTENTEWGPGWHLTGHKWFCSAPMSDAFLTLAQTS